A DNA window from Rhizobium jaguaris contains the following coding sequences:
- a CDS encoding RidA family protein, which translates to MPRNLHLKASIGDLDRVESWLRVFGMVNADESFNRYPLVINGFTDLIMELYGAERGAHARSAIGVAGLPFNLPVEIEAEVAIRA; encoded by the coding sequence TTGCCTCGGAATTTGCACCTGAAGGCAAGCATTGGCGATCTCGATCGTGTCGAAAGCTGGTTGCGCGTGTTCGGTATGGTCAATGCGGATGAGAGTTTCAACCGCTATCCGCTGGTCATCAATGGTTTCACCGACCTCATAATGGAACTCTATGGCGCGGAACGCGGCGCTCACGCTCGTTCCGCCATCGGCGTAGCCGGATTGCCTTTCAATCTCCCGGTAGAAATCGAAGCGGAAGTCGCGATCCGCGCTTAA